The Halosimplex litoreum genome has a window encoding:
- a CDS encoding DUF309 domain-containing protein, protein MDEHTRDYGVGPPTSGDPTGWRADRGASNGWEHGTLRRAVVHGVALFNSGEFHESHDCFEDEWYNYGRGSAESKFLHGMVQVAAGAYKHFDFENDDGMRSLFSTALQYLDGLPDDFYGVDLADVRATLSTALSDPTAIHDWRIELDGDYPEATELDFTYAEQLE, encoded by the coding sequence ATGGACGAACACACCCGGGACTACGGCGTCGGACCACCTACGTCGGGCGATCCCACCGGGTGGCGGGCCGACCGCGGCGCGTCCAACGGTTGGGAGCACGGCACACTCCGGCGCGCCGTCGTCCACGGCGTCGCCCTGTTCAACAGCGGCGAGTTCCACGAATCACACGATTGTTTCGAGGACGAGTGGTACAACTACGGCCGCGGCTCCGCAGAGAGCAAGTTCCTTCACGGAATGGTCCAGGTCGCAGCCGGCGCGTACAAGCACTTCGACTTCGAGAACGACGACGGCATGCGCTCGCTGTTCTCTACCGCGCTCCAGTATCTCGACGGGCTCCCCGACGACTTCTACGGTGTCGACCTCGCCGACGTACGCGCGACACTCTCGACCGCACTCTCCGACCCGACCGCGATCCACGACTGGCGGATCGAACTCGACGGCGACTACCCCGAAGCGACCGAACTCGACTTCACCTACGCCGAACAACTGGAGTAA
- the ahbB gene encoding siroheme decarboxylase subunit beta: protein MTDLDDVDRAILNAYQGGFPVVADPYEPAAEALREHGVDVTADELHERLAAMDEEGVLTRFGALIDAEAIGGTATLVAMHAPEERFDEVAEQVNAHAEVAHNYEREHPHLNMWFVVSVADEARVDEVLAEIEDETGQETYNLPKQREFHVGAKFPVEGPLEDSDGGIDLSGLGPAVEPADRDSLTPRERDLVVEIQGGLPTTRTPYEDVADALDEDAEWVRSTIKRFDHEGKVRRVGVIPNHYSLGYSENGMTVWDVPDETVEEVGQAVAAFDFVTHCYRRPRHEGVWPYNFFAMTHGRSEEESEARVEQVREKMAEHWDVTDDDWDTLFSTGILKKTGIRIEERADANTA from the coding sequence ATGACCGACCTCGACGACGTCGACCGGGCGATCCTCAACGCCTACCAGGGCGGGTTCCCGGTCGTCGCGGACCCCTACGAGCCGGCGGCCGAGGCGCTCCGCGAGCACGGGGTGGACGTGACTGCCGACGAACTGCACGAGCGCCTCGCGGCGATGGACGAGGAGGGGGTCCTCACGCGATTCGGCGCGCTCATCGACGCCGAGGCGATCGGTGGGACGGCCACGCTCGTCGCGATGCACGCGCCCGAGGAGCGCTTCGACGAGGTGGCCGAGCAGGTCAACGCTCACGCCGAGGTGGCGCACAACTACGAGCGCGAACACCCCCATCTCAACATGTGGTTCGTCGTCAGCGTCGCCGACGAGGCCCGCGTCGACGAGGTACTCGCCGAGATCGAGGACGAGACCGGCCAGGAGACGTACAACCTCCCCAAACAGCGGGAGTTCCACGTCGGTGCGAAGTTCCCCGTCGAGGGGCCGCTCGAAGACAGCGACGGCGGGATCGACCTGTCGGGGCTGGGACCGGCCGTCGAACCGGCCGACCGCGACAGTCTGACGCCACGCGAGCGCGACCTCGTCGTCGAGATCCAGGGCGGCTTGCCGACGACGCGGACGCCTTACGAAGACGTGGCCGACGCACTCGACGAGGACGCCGAGTGGGTGCGTTCGACGATCAAACGGTTCGACCACGAGGGGAAAGTGCGGCGGGTCGGCGTCATCCCGAACCACTACTCGCTTGGCTACTCCGAGAACGGGATGACCGTCTGGGACGTCCCCGACGAAACCGTCGAGGAAGTGGGGCAGGCGGTCGCCGCCTTCGACTTCGTCACCCACTGCTACCGGCGGCCGCGCCACGAGGGCGTCTGGCCGTACAACTTCTTCGCGATGACCCACGGCCGCAGCGAGGAAGAGAGCGAGGCCCGCGTCGAGCAGGTCCGCGAGAAGATGGCCGAACACTGGGACGTGACCGACGACGACTGGGACACCCTGTTCTCGACGGGCATCCTGAAGAAGACGGGCATCCGCATCGAGGAACGAGCGGACGCGAACACGGCCTGA
- a CDS encoding precorrin-2 dehydrogenase/sirohydrochlorin ferrochelatase family protein, with protein sequence MIPLLHDFDDETVLIFGGGRVGARKARRFDREAHVVVVSPSFADADFGGAELVREAPDPDDVPDWLDRTDPALAVAATDDGALNERIETEARERGALVNRTDEHGERDPGSVVVPATVRDDPVVAAVATGGASPALSRLLRQRIENEIADAGAMAELTGEIRTELQADGVDPDLRREAVRAVVRSDAVWKALDSGKPNPRQVAADVISDVTGETA encoded by the coding sequence GTGATCCCACTGCTCCACGACTTCGACGACGAGACGGTCCTGATATTCGGCGGCGGCCGCGTCGGTGCCCGGAAAGCCCGCCGATTCGACCGCGAGGCACACGTGGTCGTCGTGAGCCCGAGTTTCGCCGACGCCGACTTCGGCGGCGCGGAACTGGTCCGCGAAGCGCCCGACCCCGACGACGTTCCCGACTGGCTCGACCGGACCGACCCCGCACTCGCGGTCGCGGCGACCGACGACGGGGCGTTGAACGAGCGGATCGAGACCGAAGCTCGCGAACGCGGTGCGCTGGTCAATCGGACCGACGAACACGGCGAGCGCGACCCCGGAAGCGTCGTCGTCCCGGCGACGGTCCGGGACGACCCGGTGGTCGCGGCGGTGGCGACCGGCGGCGCGAGCCCGGCGTTGAGTCGGCTGCTCCGCCAGCGGATCGAGAACGAGATCGCCGACGCGGGCGCGATGGCCGAACTGACCGGCGAGATCCGGACGGAGCTACAGGCCGACGGTGTCGATCCGGACCTGCGCAGGGAGGCGGTGCGGGCGGTCGTGCGGTCGGACGCGGTTTGGAAGGCTTTAGATAGTGGGAAACCGAACCCTCGACAAGTGGCAGCGGACGTGATCTCGGACGTGACAGGTGAGACAGCGTGA
- the hemA gene encoding glutamyl-tRNA reductase, protein MTVGTGVISGASVDIDHATIDELEAATVESQRAGVERLLSVPAVEEAYVLQTCNRVEAYVVTSDGPDGRAALAAFFEGVPSDVLVELGHEESLRHLMRVASGLESLVVGEDQILGQVGDAYEDARAAGGVGRLLEEGVTKAIHVGERARTETAINEGSVSLASAAVTLADEEVGVDGAEALVVGAGEMGRLAAQSLASRVDHLYVANRTVERAEHLAETVDASATVVELGDLDGAVERAAVVVTATGSTDYVFEKSTVSDTGETFVVDIAQPRDVQPTVTELPDVTVRDLDALQTVTDENRAQRAEAATAVEEMIDVEFEHLLAQYKRKRADRVISAMYESAERVKAQEVETALDKGDFDESQREVVEAMADAVVNQLLAAPTKSLRDAAEEDDWSTINTALQLFDPEFGAESESHGGDAIPEHLRDQMPDAAFDQMGDD, encoded by the coding sequence GTGACGGTCGGCACGGGCGTCATCTCGGGTGCGAGCGTCGACATCGACCACGCGACGATCGACGAGCTCGAGGCCGCGACCGTCGAGAGCCAGCGCGCGGGCGTCGAGCGCCTGCTGTCGGTGCCCGCCGTCGAAGAGGCGTACGTCCTCCAGACGTGCAACCGGGTCGAGGCCTACGTCGTCACGAGCGACGGCCCCGACGGCCGCGCGGCGCTGGCCGCCTTCTTCGAGGGCGTGCCATCGGACGTACTGGTCGAACTCGGCCACGAGGAGAGCCTGCGCCACCTCATGCGGGTCGCGTCCGGGCTCGAATCGCTGGTCGTCGGCGAGGACCAGATCCTCGGCCAGGTCGGAGACGCCTACGAGGACGCCCGCGCGGCCGGCGGCGTCGGTCGCCTGCTCGAAGAGGGCGTCACCAAAGCGATCCACGTCGGCGAACGCGCGCGCACCGAGACGGCCATCAACGAGGGGTCGGTCTCGCTGGCGAGCGCGGCGGTCACGCTCGCCGACGAGGAGGTCGGCGTCGACGGCGCCGAGGCGCTGGTCGTCGGCGCGGGCGAGATGGGTCGGCTCGCCGCCCAGTCGCTCGCGTCGCGGGTCGACCACCTCTACGTCGCCAACCGCACCGTCGAGCGGGCCGAGCACCTCGCCGAGACCGTCGACGCCAGCGCGACCGTCGTCGAACTGGGCGACCTCGACGGGGCCGTCGAGCGCGCGGCGGTCGTCGTCACCGCGACCGGGTCGACCGACTACGTCTTCGAGAAATCGACCGTCTCGGACACCGGCGAAACCTTCGTCGTCGACATCGCTCAGCCCCGTGACGTGCAGCCGACCGTGACCGAACTCCCCGACGTGACCGTCCGCGACCTGGACGCGCTGCAGACGGTCACCGACGAGAACCGCGCCCAGCGCGCGGAGGCAGCCACGGCCGTCGAGGAGATGATCGACGTCGAGTTCGAGCACTTGCTCGCCCAGTACAAGCGCAAGCGGGCCGACCGCGTCATCTCGGCGATGTACGAGAGCGCCGAGCGCGTCAAGGCCCAGGAGGTCGAGACCGCCCTCGACAAGGGCGACTTCGACGAGAGCCAGCGCGAGGTCGTCGAAGCGATGGCCGACGCCGTCGTCAACCAGTTGCTCGCCGCGCCGACCAAGAGCCTGCGGGACGCCGCCGAGGAAGACGACTGGTCGACCATCAACACCGCACTCCAGCTGTTCGACCCCGAGTTCGGCGCGGAGAGCGAGTCTCACGGGGGCGACGCGATCCCCGAACACCTCCGCGACCAGATGCCCGACGCCGCCTTCGACCAGATGGGCGACGACTAG
- a CDS encoding DUF7344 domain-containing protein, with product MSDDRNDGAAEMIERWNSVFRSLAAEPHRQMVVALLEAPPDRELSLPEAANPPYLPGDPEKLYVELVHSHLPALAEHGFVEWDREPLRVRRGPAFEEVAVVFEALHAHADEIPVQLTESCQRLEERREGCET from the coding sequence ATGTCCGACGACCGAAACGACGGCGCCGCGGAGATGATCGAGCGGTGGAACAGCGTGTTCAGGTCGCTCGCGGCGGAGCCGCACAGGCAGATGGTGGTGGCGCTGCTGGAGGCCCCGCCCGACCGGGAGCTGTCGCTCCCGGAGGCGGCCAATCCGCCGTACCTGCCCGGTGATCCCGAGAAGCTGTACGTCGAGCTGGTCCACTCGCACCTGCCGGCGTTGGCCGAGCACGGTTTCGTCGAGTGGGACCGCGAGCCGCTACGCGTCCGTCGCGGGCCGGCCTTCGAGGAGGTCGCCGTCGTCTTCGAAGCGCTGCACGCTCACGCCGACGAGATCCCGGTGCAGCTCACCGAGTCGTGCCAGCGTCTGGAAGAACGCAGAGAAGGGTGTGAAACGTGA
- a CDS encoding acyl-CoA thioesterase produces MEASFEHEVPVRYRDLDTYGHVNNVVYGTYCEEARVAYVEEVLELDELDEFTAVVASLELDFRSSVTELTAVDVGVSVVRMGESSFTMAYEIRQDGELVAEAETTQVFVDPETRESRPVPDAWRERVREFEGLDD; encoded by the coding sequence ATGGAAGCCTCGTTCGAACACGAAGTTCCGGTTCGCTATCGCGACCTCGACACCTACGGTCACGTCAACAACGTCGTCTACGGTACCTACTGTGAGGAGGCGAGAGTCGCCTACGTCGAGGAAGTACTCGAGCTCGACGAGCTCGACGAGTTCACGGCCGTCGTCGCGTCGCTAGAGCTCGATTTCCGGTCGTCGGTGACGGAACTGACGGCGGTCGACGTGGGGGTCTCGGTCGTTCGAATGGGGGAGTCGAGTTTCACGATGGCGTACGAGATCCGGCAGGACGGCGAGCTGGTCGCTGAAGCGGAGACGACACAGGTGTTCGTCGATCCGGAGACGCGCGAATCGCGACCCGTCCCGGATGCGTGGCGCGAGCGGGTTCGCGAATTCGAGGGACTGGACGACTGA
- the glyA gene encoding serine hydroxymethyltransferase, which translates to MNYETVRSVDPEVADALEAEVDRQGDTLAMIASENHVSEAVLEAQSSVLTNKYAEGYPGSRYYGGCEHADTVEQLAIDRAKELWGAEYVNVQPHSGSQANMAVYTAMLEPGDKILSLDLTHGGHLSHGHPKNFAGQVYEVENYEVDEETGRIDFDEVRAHAEDFDPDMIVSGFSAYPREVQWEEFQAIADDVDAYHLSDIAHITGLVAAGVHDSPVGVADFVTGSTHKTIRAGRGGIVMADEEYGDAIDSAIIPGTQGGPLMHNIAGKAVGFQEALQPHFEAYAEQTLKNAQALADHLEEHGFSLVSGGTDNHLVLVDLRDSHPDVTGKQAEEALEDVGIVLNANTVPGETRSPFVASGIRAGTPALTTRGFDEDACETVGHCIAEVIDNPDDEDVKAEVAEIVQGLCEEFPLYDDEGLVFE; encoded by the coding sequence ATGAACTACGAGACGGTCCGGTCGGTGGACCCCGAAGTCGCCGACGCGCTCGAAGCGGAGGTCGACCGCCAGGGCGACACGCTGGCGATGATCGCCAGCGAGAACCACGTCAGCGAGGCGGTGCTCGAAGCCCAGAGCTCGGTCCTGACGAACAAGTACGCCGAGGGCTATCCGGGCTCGCGCTACTACGGCGGCTGCGAGCACGCCGACACCGTCGAACAGCTCGCTATCGACCGCGCCAAGGAGCTGTGGGGCGCCGAGTACGTCAACGTCCAGCCTCACTCGGGTTCGCAGGCGAACATGGCCGTCTACACCGCGATGCTCGAACCCGGCGACAAGATCCTCTCGCTGGACCTGACCCACGGCGGCCACCTCAGCCACGGCCACCCGAAGAACTTCGCCGGTCAGGTCTACGAGGTCGAGAACTACGAGGTCGACGAGGAGACCGGCCGCATCGACTTCGACGAGGTCCGCGCCCACGCGGAGGACTTCGACCCGGACATGATCGTCTCGGGCTTCTCCGCGTACCCCCGCGAGGTCCAGTGGGAGGAGTTCCAGGCCATCGCCGACGACGTGGACGCCTACCACCTCTCGGACATCGCGCACATCACCGGCCTGGTCGCCGCCGGTGTCCACGACTCGCCGGTCGGCGTCGCGGACTTCGTCACGGGCTCGACGCACAAGACCATCCGCGCCGGCCGCGGCGGCATCGTCATGGCCGACGAGGAGTACGGCGACGCCATCGACTCGGCGATCATCCCCGGCACCCAGGGCGGCCCGCTCATGCACAACATCGCCGGCAAGGCCGTCGGCTTCCAGGAGGCGCTGCAGCCGCACTTCGAGGCGTACGCCGAGCAGACCCTGAAGAACGCCCAGGCGCTGGCCGACCACCTCGAAGAGCACGGCTTCTCGCTGGTTTCGGGCGGGACCGACAACCACCTCGTGCTCGTCGACCTGCGCGATTCCCACCCGGACGTGACCGGGAAACAGGCCGAGGAAGCGCTCGAAGACGTGGGGATCGTCCTCAACGCCAACACGGTCCCCGGCGAGACGCGCTCGCCGTTCGTCGCCTCGGGCATCCGCGCGGGCACGCCCGCGCTGACGACCCGCGGCTTCGACGAGGACGCCTGCGAGACCGTCGGCCACTGCATCGCCGAGGTCATCGACAACCCCGACGACGAGGACGTCAAGGCCGAGGTCGCCGAGATCGTACAGGGTCTCTGCGAGGAGTTCCCGCTGTACGACGACGAGGGCCTCGTCTTCGAGTAG
- a CDS encoding S1C family serine protease, translating to MRRTTTAVLVTVLLTAGSVAGVTAIVPGAAPLEDARQGQPACDYQSLFDETAGSVVSIRTSSGQSSGFVYEVENGTDTNATDDTYVVTNAHVVSGAAEVEVEFEGSEFRSGSVVGHSTYADLAVVSVSDPPAGTGALSLADTDPQRGERVAALGNPFGLDETISHGIVSGLNRTLPTRLGFEIPNVVQTDAPISPGNSGGPLVNCDGDVVGVNTAGIARQGAENIGFAVSPSVVERVVPELLDDGEFDYPYIGVRTTPVTPTIADGNDLDRTTGLAVVSVLEDGPSAGALQGPTEVETVGDRLVPTDWDLILAIDGQQLRSGEALGTYLVTETRPGDTVDLTVLRDGDVQRVQITVGERPDPVGA from the coding sequence ATGCGACGGACAACGACAGCGGTACTCGTGACGGTCTTGCTCACCGCGGGCAGCGTCGCGGGGGTGACGGCGATCGTACCGGGCGCGGCCCCCCTCGAAGACGCTCGACAGGGGCAACCGGCCTGCGACTACCAGTCGCTGTTCGACGAGACCGCCGGGTCGGTCGTCTCCATCCGGACGAGTTCCGGACAGAGCTCCGGGTTCGTGTACGAAGTCGAGAACGGGACCGACACGAATGCGACCGACGACACCTACGTCGTGACCAACGCCCACGTCGTCAGTGGCGCAGCCGAAGTGGAGGTCGAGTTCGAGGGGAGCGAGTTCCGGTCGGGGTCCGTCGTCGGCCACAGCACCTACGCCGATCTCGCCGTGGTGAGCGTGTCCGATCCACCTGCAGGAACTGGGGCGCTTTCGCTCGCCGACACCGACCCTCAGCGCGGCGAGCGCGTCGCAGCCCTGGGCAACCCATTCGGGCTCGACGAGACGATCTCCCACGGGATCGTCAGCGGCCTGAACCGGACGCTTCCGACCCGGCTGGGCTTCGAGATCCCGAACGTCGTCCAGACGGACGCGCCGATCAGCCCCGGCAACTCCGGCGGACCACTGGTGAACTGTGACGGAGACGTCGTCGGCGTCAACACCGCCGGCATCGCCCGACAGGGCGCCGAAAACATCGGCTTCGCCGTCTCCCCGTCGGTCGTCGAGCGCGTCGTCCCCGAACTCCTCGACGACGGCGAGTTCGACTACCCGTACATCGGCGTCCGGACGACGCCCGTCACCCCCACGATCGCCGACGGTAACGATCTCGACCGCACCACCGGCCTCGCCGTCGTCTCCGTTCTGGAAGACGGCCCCTCGGCCGGCGCGCTACAGGGCCCGACCGAAGTCGAAACAGTCGGGGATCGCCTCGTCCCCACCGACTGGGACCTGATCCTCGCAATCGACGGTCAGCAGTTACGGAGCGGCGAAGCTCTCGGCACGTACCTCGTCACCGAGACTCGGCCCGGCGATACGGTCGACCTGACCGTCCTCCGTGACGGTGACGTCCAGCGCGTCCAGATCACCGTCGGCGAGCGACCCGACCCGGTGGGGGCCTGA
- a CDS encoding 4a-hydroxytetrahydrobiopterin dehydratase has product MADLLSDDEVEAQLPDDWERDGDEIVRTYEFDAYLDGVGFAAGAGGVAQDAFHHPEMTIGWREVEVRLTTHDEGGITDKDIELAERFDDLR; this is encoded by the coding sequence ATGGCAGATCTGCTATCCGACGATGAGGTCGAGGCACAGCTACCGGACGACTGGGAGCGCGACGGCGACGAGATCGTCCGAACCTACGAGTTCGACGCCTACCTCGACGGCGTCGGCTTCGCCGCGGGCGCGGGCGGCGTCGCCCAGGACGCCTTCCACCACCCCGAGATGACCATCGGCTGGCGCGAAGTCGAAGTGCGGCTGACCACCCACGACGAGGGCGGCATCACCGACAAAGATATCGAACTCGCCGAGCGGTTCGACGACCTGCGCTGA
- a CDS encoding HAD family hydrolase has translation MARDAYDFWLFDLDGTVVDIDPDYPRRLVTEIGDRLGHAFTDREAELLWYGVGGAREEVFADRALTPERFWETFHAVEDPRARAESTFVYDDAAAFVRDLDRPTGLVTHCQSYLTEPLLEYHDIADWFDAVVCCDDDVGWKPDPTPVEHAIRRLDIGSTGHRGALVGDDPVDVGAAWNAGLDAVHVERADPLERGQCVLGDHRVDGLDEL, from the coding sequence ATGGCCCGTGACGCGTACGATTTCTGGCTGTTCGATCTCGACGGGACCGTCGTCGACATCGACCCCGACTACCCCCGACGACTCGTTACCGAGATCGGAGACCGACTGGGCCACGCGTTCACCGACCGCGAGGCCGAGCTGCTGTGGTACGGCGTCGGCGGCGCCCGCGAGGAGGTCTTCGCCGACCGCGCGCTCACACCCGAACGGTTCTGGGAGACCTTCCACGCGGTCGAAGATCCGCGCGCCCGCGCCGAGTCGACGTTCGTCTACGACGACGCCGCCGCGTTCGTCCGCGACCTCGACCGCCCGACCGGCCTCGTTACCCACTGTCAGTCCTATCTCACCGAACCGCTCCTCGAGTACCACGACATCGCCGACTGGTTCGACGCCGTCGTCTGCTGCGACGACGACGTCGGCTGGAAGCCCGACCCGACTCCCGTCGAGCACGCGATACGCCGCCTCGACATCGGTTCAACTGGACACCGAGGCGCCCTCGTCGGCGACGACCCCGTCGACGTGGGCGCCGCCTGGAACGCCGGGCTCGACGCCGTTCACGTCGAGCGAGCCGACCCGCTCGAACGCGGTCAATGCGTCCTCGGTGATCACCGAGTGGACGGGCTCGACGAACTGTAG
- a CDS encoding YIP1 family protein, with amino-acid sequence MDLRTLVSDPEAFFTVRQEGTSLVGPTAVVAGHALLALAVTAVVLQAVGDVVTPADAGAIVYASGERRISAPRQVVLSLWATGALYFVGWIAVAVVAYLVSLYFDGNGSFRRLLAFVGWAFVPTLVPTAVRTFAVAAMFLDAPEFATEAALQEWARSELADHPARLAAIAVRPLFTLWTVSLWVLAAEYARELTRRQALAAVALPAALATLNAVGTLATAAGRVLGLL; translated from the coding sequence ATGGACCTACGGACGCTAGTGAGCGACCCTGAGGCCTTCTTTACCGTCCGACAGGAGGGCACCTCGCTGGTCGGACCGACGGCAGTGGTCGCCGGCCACGCGCTGCTGGCGCTGGCGGTGACGGCCGTCGTCCTGCAGGCGGTCGGCGACGTCGTGACGCCTGCCGACGCGGGGGCGATCGTCTACGCCTCGGGCGAACGACGCATCTCGGCGCCCCGGCAGGTCGTCCTCTCGCTGTGGGCCACGGGGGCGCTCTACTTCGTGGGCTGGATCGCCGTCGCGGTCGTCGCCTACCTCGTTTCGCTGTACTTCGACGGTAACGGGTCGTTCCGTCGCCTTCTCGCGTTCGTCGGATGGGCGTTCGTGCCGACGCTCGTTCCGACGGCCGTGCGGACGTTCGCGGTCGCAGCGATGTTCCTCGACGCTCCCGAGTTCGCTACGGAGGCGGCCCTCCAGGAGTGGGCTCGGTCCGAACTCGCGGACCATCCGGCCCGCTTGGCGGCGATCGCCGTCCGTCCGCTGTTTACGCTCTGGACGGTCTCTCTGTGGGTTCTCGCCGCCGAGTACGCTCGCGAACTCACCCGACGACAGGCGCTCGCCGCCGTTGCCCTGCCCGCGGCGCTCGCGACGCTCAACGCCGTCGGGACGCTCGCGACGGCCGCCGGTCGCGTCTTGGGCCTGCTGTAG
- the tbsP gene encoding transcriptional regulator TbsP, translating into MSSNFLEADVGAVLAGVFRDSSGVVYAVNPTRETISELIFGLHEVEARPTVRLLAPGDPIKDVLADFVVAGHAADLVDAGTLELRVLADAPEASLLVTESAVVSLVVADERVGGLTTTDDAFVGDMRGRYEREWADAEAYSLRTPPLSAVRETLAADIGADTAEDFDDLLDSLDVAKGDGEGLGEVAIALLVAARNGQLLYDMSKWGEDVGLASKATFSRMKTRLEDSEVVTTEKVPIDVGRPRLRLRLAEDLRDLDTPELGAVAQDRLDE; encoded by the coding sequence ATGAGTTCGAACTTTCTCGAGGCGGACGTGGGTGCCGTTCTGGCGGGCGTCTTTCGGGACAGCAGCGGCGTCGTCTACGCGGTCAACCCGACACGCGAGACTATCTCCGAGCTGATATTCGGGCTCCACGAGGTCGAGGCGCGGCCGACGGTTCGGCTGCTCGCTCCCGGTGACCCGATCAAGGACGTGCTCGCGGACTTCGTCGTCGCGGGGCACGCCGCCGACCTCGTCGACGCCGGGACGCTCGAGTTGCGGGTGCTGGCGGACGCTCCCGAGGCGTCGCTGCTGGTGACGGAGTCTGCGGTCGTCTCGCTGGTCGTCGCCGACGAGCGCGTCGGCGGACTGACCACGACGGACGACGCCTTCGTCGGTGACATGCGGGGGCGCTACGAGCGCGAGTGGGCCGACGCGGAGGCGTACTCGCTCCGGACGCCGCCGCTGTCGGCGGTCCGCGAGACACTCGCCGCCGACATCGGTGCCGACACGGCCGAGGACTTCGACGACCTGCTCGACTCGCTGGACGTCGCGAAGGGCGACGGCGAGGGGCTGGGCGAAGTCGCCATCGCCCTGCTGGTCGCTGCGCGCAACGGCCAGTTGCTCTACGATATGAGCAAGTGGGGCGAAGACGTGGGGCTGGCGAGCAAGGCCACCTTCTCGCGGATGAAGACCCGTCTCGAGGACAGCGAGGTCGTCACCACCGAGAAGGTGCCCATCGACGTGGGTCGGCCGCGTCTCCGGCTCCGGCTGGCCGAGGACCTGCGCGACCTCGACACGCCGGAGCTGGGAGCGGTCGCCCAGGATCGACTGGACGAGTGA